GAGCAGTTGCTATTCTTTGAAGCGTGGAGATATGGGTGCTTGAGAATGTGCTTTTAGAGCCTATTGTAGTTGCTCTACAACATGTTTTTTAGTAGAGGCAAAATGTTGCAAATCTCTGTGGCATTCCGGTAATATCATATTATTGTCTATGGTCAAGGTGTTTCTCCACAAATGTCACTTAATGTGTTTAAAAGTAAAATCAAcgttagaaaaaaatattaaaatgacttgCTAACAAAGTCCAGTAGATCAGTGAAGTCCATCGATGAAATTCTGAAGACAATGAACAATTAAGTGTTTCTCACTTCGAGTAAACATTCAAACAGCTGTCTTTAAGGAACGGTCATCTGGTTATGCGAACGATTAAAACTGGTATTCAGGTATTGATAAATTACTGTGTGCTTTGCTCAAAGGTTTCGAATTTGGAAATGTTTTTCAGCAAAATAGTGTTACCTGCCCATttcctttaaatattttcttGCTACCCTTCACCAAACCTTTCTGAACACATATTAACCACAGGTACCTAATCCATATTAGTACCCATGGTTAACAGTTCTTGCATATACAACATGGTAGTTTATGCACATGATACCAATGTGCTTGCACTGTAATAGCTCTTGGTAGCTGCAGCTCATAGCATGCTAAGTGATAGCAGCGTAATCTGAGCCATGTTAGTCTTTATGGTCGCTGGATAGCACTATAGGAGTTATGTCATCAACATCTCCCTCCCAAGGTGCACAGCTGAGGTTGGCAGGAGCAGAGAATGAGTGGGGGGTTACAGTTTGGCCCATGCCTTGGTAAAGGCCCTTGGGGGATGCAGGTGTGGAGGAGACTTCAGCAACAGGGTCCTGCGAACCAGCTGACAGAAGTCCAGTGTTCTCATCCTGGCAAACCTCTTCACCGAAATATGTTTTCCTTGGCCGACCCATGACCGTTCTGCCTTTagggtaaaaagtaaaaaaacaagttTGACACAAAATCATGAATAGCTTTTTATGTTATAAATAAGCATGTTCTATGATTACAGGTTAGAGATCCAAGAATCTCTAACCATTCAACAATAAGACACCACTCTCAATACTAAATTAAGACTCACCAACATTACGCACTTGCTCGGAGATGTCAGCTCGTACATCAGAGATATCCCACATGGCCAGGAAGGAATCAAAGCAAGAACCTTCCTCTGCTTCCTGGATGTAGGGCTTGTAAGTGAAGCTGAAGTGGTGGGCAATGGCTGCCAAAAACATCTCCACACAAATGATAAAGTCCTGTGAGAACATAAAATGACCATTAATGCTACAAACCTCTTAAAAGCAAACATCCCAATGTTGTTGCCACAAAGGCCTATTTTATACActctaaacttttaaaaacattaattgttGGAATGTTAGTTTAACCCAGCTTGTACAGGAAATTTACAGTGACTGTTTTCCTACAGCTACAGTGTGCAACCGAAGTCAGTGCTTGGACTTTGCCAGTTTCTGACCACCAAGATAATTAGAATGTAAAGTAAATAGAGGTCTATGCTGCCTATGCAAGAGAGGATAAAATGTTTCTGATGGTCAGCACTTTAATTTTCATTAGATATACATTTCAAAGATAAATAAACCTATTAAATATTGTAGTGCTCAGACCAAAAGAAAGTATGCACCTGTAATCCAGTGGCTACAGCCTCCACACTCTTCCAGTCCCAGGTGCGAGTGTCTGAGATCACACCCACCTTCACTAAGAGAGCAATGAACACAGCTTGCCtaagacaaacaaaataaaaaaatattgcagaaaacaTTCTTTACCATAAGAACaaatttccattttaaaattaatttgtccaCTCAGAAAGTGACAATGGGTGTGTATCAATCAGCCCCCAacttcagtagtcagggcactgatcagtgaGTCAATTGAAAATCCTTCCAGTGCACTGAAAACATTTGCAGaatgcaccgtaaaaaccagGGACTATTGTGTAAAACTATGAAGTAGAaaccttattttccatttaaaagaTGTGTTGTTTGTAAGATCTTTCATCCATTATGACCAAaaaagggaaacaatcttttaaatatcagAGTTGTTAGAAGTTTAATTATACACTTCAAtaaagttttgtttctttatgtaaattatctttcataataacactgAACGTTTGAATATTGAAACGAAAATGTACGACAGTGTCATTCATACAGCAATGTTGTTGATTAATAACAGCTGTGTTTTAATGCACAGCTCATAATCCTTTAAGTACTATAAATTGCAaagtggggcctccatggattgaacttgttggtccagcacatcccatagatgctcaatcagattgaaagCTAGGGAATTTGGAAGCCAAGTTAACACCTTGAAatatttgtcatgttcctcaaaccattcttgCAGggtgcattgtcctgctgaaagatgcctctgccatcagggaataatGTTGCCTTGAAGGGGTGCATGTGGTCTGTAACAATCTTTATGaaggtggtacatgtcaaagtaaaaTCCACATGAATGACAGGACCCAaattttcccagcagaacattgcctagagcatcacactgcatcaaccagcctgccttcttcccatagtgcatcccaccaaacaaacacaccccacCGACCACATGTTTGAAACCTGATTCATCAGAcaaggccaccttcttccatttctccatggtccagttctgacgctcatgtgcccattgtaggcactttcggtggtggacaggggtcagcattggcactctgaccggtctgcggctatgcagccccatacaccgcaagctgtgatgcactgtgtgttctgacacctttctatcatggtcaGCATCAAGATTTTCAGCAaattgtgctacagtagctcttctgtgggatcgaaCCAGACGGGCTACCCTGTCGTCGGTTCACCGGTTgttcttccttggaccacttttggtaggtactaaccactgcatacatgcaacaccccacaagacctgccgttttgatgctctgacccagtgttctagccatcacaatttgtctcttgtcaaagtcgctcagatccttacgcttgcccatttctCCTACTTCCAACATGTGAAATTCACTAAGATGGTGGAAAAGGCCAATAATCAATGAAtctgccgatagtttttaaaactcAATCTacagaataataaaaacaatatcgtaatctttccttactatgaagggcacagacattgaggctgcaaaattaataaaattccaaaagcagtttattatgCAACCAAAAATCGCAATcatttttgcaataaaaaaaattaagatttggtgcatgacGCGGGACTTTTTACTTTAAACAAGCCAAAATTCACCAGGGACACTTATTTAGAAATTACAGAGAtttggctccattacaatgctctatatgtaaGTGTACCAAATTAATATTGTTATAGCCAATGGATttaccagatgaagagttttatatgtatatatttcaccagatgaggttaatTGATAAGGAATAAACAAATATCGGCAACTAACGGCATATATTTTTTACGATAGTTTCAAAAAGCGACTATCAgtacagattaatcagtaaaCAGATATATCAGTCCAACATTagtatgcatacagtatatatacactttaaagcatatacagtgcatctggaaagtattcacagcgcttcactttttccacattttgttatgttacagccttattccataatggattaaattcattattttcctcaaaattcaacaaccaataccacataatgacaacgtgaaagcaGTTTGTATAAAATCTttgccaatttaaaaaaaaatatatatatataacatttgattTAACACAAATTTGGCACCTATTACAGCCTCttaaagtctttttgtgtatgatgctacaagcttggcacacatatttttgggcagtttctcccattcttctttgttggatggggagtgtcagtgAACAGCCATTTTTAGATCTCTCCATAGATTTTCAATCAggttaagtcagggctctggctgggccactcaaggacattcacagagttgtcccgtagccactcctttgttatcttggctgtgtccttagggtcgttgtcctgttggaagatgaaccttcacccttcgtctgaggtccagagcgctctagaacaggttttcatcaaggatgtctctgtacattgctgcattcatctttccctcaatcctgacaaGTCTatcagttcctgccgctgaaaaacatcctgacaggatgatgctgccaccaccatgcttcactgtagggattggccaggtgatgaacagtgcctggtttccaccagacatgacacttgccattcaggccaaagagatcaatctttgtttcatcagatcagagaattttgtttctcatggtctgagagtccatCAGTCCTGTCATGTCTTtgacttggtttgtgctctgacgtGCACAGTTAACTATGGGACTTTatgtagacaggtgtgtgccttccaaatcatgtccaatcaactgaatttatcacaggtggtccaatcaagttatagaaacatctcaaggatgatcagtgaaaacaggatgcacctgagctcaattttgagtgtcatggcaaaggctgtgaatactttatttttaataaatttgcaaagatttcgaACAAACTGCTTTCAGGTTGTCATTATGTggtattgtttgttgaattttgaggaaaataattaatttaatccattttggaataaggctgtaacataagaaaaagtgaagcgctgttaatactttccggatgcactgtatgtgtgtgtgtgtgtgtgtgttattttcttATGATTTTAAGGGTAAAATATTCTATGGAAATGACTTGAAAGGGCAAACTCTTGACAGGCTTAGTTAAATTCACCGATACATGGTAATTATAATTCTACCAGCATCTGTTTGTGATAACCATGGTAATTAGCATTAGTCCTGATGCTACTCAACATGGTTATAtagtgtaaatggtctgcacttatataacgcctttttaaccttaacggtatttaaagtgctttacattgtgacacattcacccattcatacaccaatggcggtagggctgccatgcaaggcgctagcctgccattgggagcaacttggggttcagcgtcttgcccaaggacaccaatcctgcgattagtggccgacccgcaacatttataattttaagtagttaacCAAATAAGTTTACCAAAATGACACAAAGACCACCAGCTTGACACAGAGGAATTTGCCCACTGGTTTGATGGGGCTCAGCTCTTCTCGTAGTGCTTTGTAGAACAGCACAAGACAGTACATGGCAAACTGAAAAGAGAAAACAAGTGCACCATTAGACCATAGCCATGTAGTTTTAACTTGAATGTCAATTTTCAATAACTAAACCTTTGATGTTGTTGCCTCACATTCCATAAACTTTCAAAttgttatgattaaaaaaaattaagttctgGTAGCTGTCTGATTACAAGATAAATGTTTGTTGCAGCTGTAtactattaaaacatttaaaaagctctcggatacattttgtttttcttttacggTTAAATTATTGGCAAGGACTGCAGACTCGCAGAACTCTCATGATAAAAGATCATAACATTCAGAAAATTAAGTACTTACGAGCTGAGAGAGATTATTGATGATAACCAGGTACGTCCAGGCATTCTTAAAGCTGAAGTTGCCTTCATCATAGACCCCACAAAGCTGACAAATCCTATTTCAGACAATGACAAACAATGTCAAAAATTACACGTTTAAGTTATAAATTACTGACCAACACACACagctttaactctttccccgccagcgtttttaaaaaaaagttgccagccaccgccagggtttttgacgattttcgctaaactttaatggcccgcagaatattttattccatgaatatatgaagatgctatatatcacaataaagatctgagcctctgcttttatgcaaaaaaatgattttattttatcttcatttgttctttttttattgcgacttgaacagaggtaggttttgtcaaaaaacaacatttcagacaaaaagctgagaaaaaggcatgtttatgtctgatattttgagcttcgcaatactccacttcttcatgtttgagacgatcgcagtctgtttctttgatcaaagagttgcgtactctttcaaaacatgcgcaggggtcttccttaccgtataacacctaaaacacggaaacccggaaaattccgtgtttggcggggaagcgttttttcataaaacacggaaaattccgtgtttggcggggaaagagttaatcatACATTCTAAAATGAAgatcatatttaaaattaaaatctaTTGATGTAACTTTAGCACCAGAAATTATCTCTAAAACTAAATAAAGTTTTCATGTGTTTAAAAgatttactacacctctactaaaAGTAATGCTAGATTTGATCTTTTAATGGTGTTATAAGACATTAAAAAGACAAAGACACTTACAAAGCAATGATTGTGGTGACAGGCCTCACAACTGTGTACTGCAGAACTCCCAGTTTACATCTGAGCAACAGCACCCTGTTAGGAGAGTATGCATTAATTAAAACAGTGAGATAATTGAtacatttaacaactgacaaGTATGTGTTTTGGGCTGAACaaacaatcaaaataaaaattgaaatTGTGATATGACATACTAcgtaatgtgattatcaaatcacaagtgctgcaatttaattaactAAACAGTCTGATGGTGTTGCTCACTGAGATTACTGTATGTGCGCAGCACTGTTCTCTGTAGTGTATTACACATACGCATAGCACTCGTGAGGCTAATGAGCTGAGAGCACACTGTTTACAGCACTCTAGATTCCCTAATAGCACATTTTCGTAGTTCCAAATATGCTTGGCCGGTAAAAGTTACTATCCAAATCTAAAGTAATCCCATAACACCCAGTTTTGTAGACAGAAGAGTGGATGAAAGCCTTTTTCAGCAGTAAAAGGCCATTGTCAACTCAGCTACAAACAAACGTCTTCCTTTAATGttccaccaaaataaaggctGAAGGGTTTTACTGGACCGTATAGCTACATGTATGCACGTGTACATTAGTACATGAAATTAGCACATAAATAtgctactgtatttatttatttatattttgatgcCATATCAGCAGCAATGGCTATATTCATGGCAAAGACAACAGTGTTCAAACTAAATGTTTACAATAGTTTGactgatacaaaaaaaaacataacaaataaatagataaaaacagtagtagtaataacaatTATATAGAGTTTTTCAGTTTAGTATGTGATAAGAATTCTACAATGTTTCCTAGAGAgaccttttaaaaaatataatttaatataatatctaATATAATTTAGATAGGGACATTCTCAAGAAGTTCTTACATAGATCACAAACCGGTTCCTGTTCCCCTTTCAATAAGTATAAATGAGTGAGTCTTGATTGACCAATTCGACATCTCGTATATACAACCTGGTCATATCTATTTTCAAAGAGGAAACAATAAACTCCTTGATTTAGTACTGGGTTCACTTCATGTAGTTTGTTATATATTCCATTCCATTTGCTGTGAATGTACATATTCAATATGGGTTTAACATCAGATGCTAGTATATTACATACTGTCATGTCCAACTGAAGTGCTTCCTTAGCTGCTTTATCTGCCAGTTCATTACCAGCAAATGCCATATGGCCTGGTATCGAGCAAAAGACAAtattaaaatcttgtttttttaaGGAGTCAACTTTAACTATTATGTTAATAATTGTAGGGTGTTCTGTTTTCGGAGCTTCGAGTGCTTGCAGGCAGGATTTAGAGTCTGTACAGATTAGAAAGTGACGTTGTTGTTCCTTTTCTATTTGTTCTAAAGCTAGTAATAATGCACAAGCTTCTGCTATGAAAATGGAACTTTGTCCAGGAATACACTTGCGAAAACGTTTTGGATCAATCACTACTGCTGCAGATACATGATTGTCTGACTTTGAACCGTCTGTGTACACTGGTACATGAGATGGTAAGCTACATCTTATGTCAAGAAATTTCTCCTGGTAGACATTTGGATGATTTATCTTTTTAGCATACTGAGCCAGGTTCATTatgattgttgttttttttatattccaAGGCGGTATAGGGCATAGATGTGTCGATGTTAGGATATCCAGATTAATGTCCATGTTCGCCAAGAGTGGTTTTATGCGAATTCCAAAAGGACTGATGTACCTGGGTCTGGCTTCATACAGGTGTGAATGTTGAGGATGAAAGACTGAAGGATATGCTGGGTTACTTTCATTAGCTTTTAGTTTAACTGCATAGTTCAGGAACAATTTCAGCCTTCTGTTATAGTGATTGTTCTCTTGCTTCCGTATACAAGCTTTGGACTGGAGAGGTCCTGAATGCTCCTAGTGCAAGTCTCAATCCTGTATGATGTACTGTTTccaacattttaatatatgaatTCCTGGCAGATCCATAAACTGCGCTCCCATAGTCCATTTTTGATCGATCAAGTGTCCTATATAGTCTCAAGAGTACTTCACAATCTGCAACCCATTTGATCCTTGCTAACAATTTTATAATATCCATTGCTTTTAAGCATCTATTCCGCAGCATTTTGATATGAGGGATGTTTATTATCTAAAGTAAGTCCTAAGAATTTTGCTCCTTTATGACTCTTATAGGTTCCCTTTCCAAAAAGGGTTCTGGCACGAGGTGCATAGATcgcaaaatacaaaaatgtatacacACGGTTTTAGATTTCGAAAATTTAAAACCATTTTGTACGGACcagtcatacattttatttatacatatttgtaGTTGTCCCTTAATTACGTTCATATTTTTGCCTTTATAACAAATGCACACATCATATACATACAGGCTCCGGAATATATTTGGCCCCACAACACTTACAATCCCGTTAATTTTAATGCTAAAAAGAGTTACTGAAAGTATACTTCCTTGGGGCACTCCTGATTCTTGCTATCTGAATTGCATGTTTCTTACTCGAACACGAAAACTCTATTAGAtaaaaaattggaaataaaaatgggTAGACATCACCTGAAACCCATATTGTACAAATCTTTTAGAATACCATACCTCCACGTAGTATCATAAGCTTTTTCTAAATCAAAAAATACTGCTACTAAATGTTCTTTTTTAATACAACCATCTCGTACAAAAGACTCTAATCttataattagattatttgttcctgctcagcttctgttcggacgctcttgcttactgctccgtgcttttgctctatcgctttatattttcatattttatctccttttatcaactaattttaacttaaacaaatcagcacagtgctcaaaagcttggattactacaaaaaaaaaaaaaaaaaaacagaattcttttatccgaccagcctcccactgaaagttttcattccagggaagagaaaacacaactgcctacattcaaaaggataagagaaaatgcctcttctggaatctacttgctgcactaactgccacagacttttacaaaggattgcagttcttgaaacaaagttatttacaggaccaccaaaccagacggaacacacaacagagcttcgtcatggacgccctcagcatacagctggtgagtcccatgaatctagtgctcctcgacaggccatactgagtgtagagaaacaaaccgatcgacttacaaatcgatggcaaaaacagggagcgagaccaaaaggcactcgagacatcagattgtcacgagcatctcatattgccgcagtagcatcctctaccccagatacggctctgacaaggaatgcaaacactggtttcctaccaccgcctatacatcttgagaacagatttgaagtattaatgaatgaggaatcccccaaatgtgatgaatgtgatcgaacacagactgaatcagccagtagctaacactgatgtgaacaagcgctcaaggtcgagcagacagcggcattcagctcagagcgcagccgggcccaggactctgagagtgggtgactccataatcagaaacattagcagcagggatacaactacatgctgccttccacaagcaacaacctcggatgtaaacagggaacttcagaacattctgatgaaacataagactgcaaatcgactcatcattcatgtggggaagaatgatattcataaagagcagtcagaactccttaaaaaggatttcaatgaactttttgaaacacttaaaagactgaaagttcaaacattcatcagtggaccacttccagcaagaggaacaaacaggttttcacggttgcttgggcttaatacatggctgcaaaaaacctgcaatataaaaggagtgaactttattgacaacttcaatcttttctggagtcagaggcaactgtttcgacaggatggccaccacccaaacaaacttggttcaagagtgctaaaggacaatatctacttctccctcaatcatctttctgcagtgtgtgccaatccactcaatctgaatggcacacacacacctggacacagta
This genomic window from Xyrauchen texanus isolate HMW12.3.18 chromosome 11, RBS_HiC_50CHRs, whole genome shotgun sequence contains:
- the LOC127651388 gene encoding transmembrane protein 184C-like; amino-acid sequence: MPCTCGNWRRWIRPLVVLLYILLLLVVLPLCIWELQKSEVGIHNKAWFIAGIFVFMTIPISLWGILQHLVHYTQPKLQKPIIRILWMVPIYSLDSWIALKYPSIAIYVDTCRECYEAYVVYNFMIFLLNYLGNQYPSLVRMLEVQEQQTHLPPLCCCPPWPMGEVLLLRCKLGVLQYTVVRPVTTIIALICQLCGVYDEGNFSFKNAWTYLVIINNLSQLFAMYCLVLFYKALREELSPIKPVGKFLCVKLVVFVSFWQAVFIALLVKVGVISDTRTWDWKSVEAVATGLQDFIICVEMFLAAIAHHFSFTYKPYIQEAEEGSCFDSFLAMWDISDVRADISEQVRNVGRTVMGRPRKTYFGEEVCQDENTGLLSAGSQDPVAEVSSTPASPKGLYQGMGQTVTPHSFSAPANLSCAPWEGDVDDITPIVLSSDHKD